The Candidatus Eisenbacteria bacterium region CGGCGGAGGCCCGGGCGCTCGAGCTGGGCGTGGCGGTCGAGTGGCGCGACGAGGTGCCGCTTGCCGATCTGCCGGGGGAGCTCGCGCGCGCGGCCGTCGTCCTCGGCGTCTTCGGTGCGGGGCGGAAGGCCGAGATGGTCGTGCCGAACAAGGTGTATCAGGCGGCGGCCGTCGGTCGCCCGCTCGTCACGCGCGACGGCTCGGCGCTGCGCGAGGTGCTGGCGCCGGGCGAGCACTGTCTCGTGTGCCCGCCCGGTGACGCGGGCGCGCTCGCCGCCGCGATCGCGCGGCTCCTCGACGATCCCGGCCGCGCCGCGGCGCTCGGGGCGGCCGCCCGGACCCACCTCGCGCGCGAATGGAGCCCCGCTCGGCAGGCGGCGCGGCTGGGCGCCCTCGTCACCGAGCGCTTCGCCCCATCGCCGGCCCCGGGTCGCCGGCTCGCGGCGGCGAGGTAGCCGTCGTGACGAGCGCGGTGGTCGTGACCTGGGAGGGCGGCGACACGACGCGACGGTGCGTCGCCTCGCTCCTCGCGCAGGATGCGCCGCTCGGGCGGATCGTCGTCGTCGACAACGCGTCGAGCGACGCCGAGCGCGCGAGCCTGCGCGCGGCGTGGGCGGGCGAGTCGCGCGTCGACGTCGTGCTGCTCGACGACAACCGGCAGTTCGCGGGCGGGATGAACGCCGGCGCGGCGCATGCGTTCGGCGCGGGCGCGATGCGCGTCCTTTTCCTCAACAACGACACCGTCCTCGCGCCCGACGCCGTGCGCCTGCTGGGCTCGGCGCTCGACGCGACGCCGGGCGCGGGCATCGCCGGACCACGCGTCGTCGATCGCGCCGATCCCTCGCACGTGCTCTCGGCGGGGGAGCGGCACGCCCTGCCGATCCTGTGCTTGCCGCGAACCCTCCTGCGCTACCGGCGCCCGCTCGATCGCCCGTACGCGGTGCGCGGCGTGATGGGGTGTGCGCTGCTCGTGACGCGCGAGTGCTTCCAGGCGGTGGACGGATTCTCCACCGACATCGAAGTCTACTACGAGGACGTCGATTTCTGCCTCGGGGCTCGCGCGGCCGGCTTCGGCATCGTGGTCGAGCCGCGCGCCGTCGTAGCGCACGACGGCCTGCGGGGCTTCGCGGCCGGTCTCTCGCCGTGGGCGGCGTTCCTGAAGGCGCGGAACCCCTGGCTCCTGGTGCGTCACCGGGGCACGTGGGCCGTGTGGCCCGCGTTCGTGCCGACCTACGCGGCCATGCTCGCTTCCAGCGCCGCACTCTACGCGCTGCGCGGCAGGGGCGACATCGTACGCGCGTTCGGACGCGGCGCGCTCGCCGGCGTGCGGGTGGCGCTCGGCGGCGCGCCCGCGCCCGTGGGTGCGCCGCGGCGGGTCGCCTGAGATGCGGATCGGGATCGGGGCGCTGGTCGGCATCCTGGGTGGTCCGGCGACGTACGCGCGCGAGCTCGTTCGCGCCCTCGCGCGGGAGGCGCAGCACGAGTACGTGGTGTTCACCGATCGGCCCGAGGCGTTCGCCGGCGAGCCCGTCGAGGTCGTGCACGTCCCGCTCGCCTCGTCCTATCACCAGGTGACGTGGGATCACGTGCGGCTCCCGGGCCTCATCCGCCGCCACGGCGTCGCGCTCTATCACGGGACCAAGGCCGTGCTGCCGCTCCGCTGCGCCGTGCCCGCCGTCGTGACGGTGCACGATCTCGCGGTCTATGCCTGCCCCGAGACCTTCGCCTGGCCGCAGCGGCTGCACTTCCGTCTGTGCGTGCCGCCGAGCATTGCACGCGCGGCGCGCGTCGTCGCCGTTTCCGAGCACGCGCGGGGCGACGTCATCGCGCACTTCGGCCTGCCGCCCGACCGCGTGATCGCGGTCCCGAACGGCGTCGCCGAGGTCTTC contains the following coding sequences:
- a CDS encoding glycosyltransferase family 2 protein; this translates as MTSAVVVTWEGGDTTRRCVASLLAQDAPLGRIVVVDNASSDAERASLRAAWAGESRVDVVLLDDNRQFAGGMNAGAAHAFGAGAMRVLFLNNDTVLAPDAVRLLGSALDATPGAGIAGPRVVDRADPSHVLSAGERHALPILCLPRTLLRYRRPLDRPYAVRGVMGCALLVTRECFQAVDGFSTDIEVYYEDVDFCLGARAAGFGIVVEPRAVVAHDGLRGFAAGLSPWAAFLKARNPWLLVRHRGTWAVWPAFVPTYAAMLASSAALYALRGRGDIVRAFGRGALAGVRVALGGAPAPVGAPRRVA